From Pseudomonadota bacterium, a single genomic window includes:
- the rlmB gene encoding 23S rRNA (guanosine(2251)-2'-O)-methyltransferase RlmB, with protein MSRLVYGVRPVGELLRRRASEIQSLWLAAERNAAAEPIQALRGVAEAQGLAPQIVPREQLDALCGGESHQGVAAIVCDFDYVDLEDLVPAGATPAPLIIAVDGVTDPQNLGAMFRAGAVLGATGIVLTKDRCASVSPAVVRVSSGATEHLPCARVTNLTRALERLKELGVWVAGTVERGGQAPADVDLAGPLALVLGSEERGMRPGVAKACDYRLTIPTPGAMAALNVASATAILIYEAARQRRRQSAG; from the coding sequence ATGTCGCGCCTGGTCTACGGCGTGCGCCCGGTCGGCGAGTTGCTGCGGCGGCGCGCGAGTGAGATTCAAAGCCTGTGGCTGGCGGCTGAGCGCAACGCTGCGGCCGAGCCGATCCAGGCGCTGCGCGGCGTCGCCGAGGCGCAGGGGCTGGCGCCGCAGATAGTGCCGCGCGAGCAGCTCGACGCGCTCTGCGGCGGCGAGTCGCATCAGGGCGTCGCGGCGATTGTCTGCGACTTCGACTACGTCGATCTCGAAGACCTGGTGCCTGCGGGCGCCACGCCCGCGCCGCTGATCATCGCGGTCGACGGGGTGACCGATCCACAGAACCTCGGGGCCATGTTCCGCGCCGGCGCCGTGCTCGGTGCGACGGGCATCGTGCTGACCAAGGACCGCTGCGCGAGCGTCAGCCCGGCGGTGGTTCGTGTCTCCTCAGGGGCCACGGAGCATCTGCCCTGCGCGCGCGTGACCAACCTGACGCGCGCCCTGGAGCGGCTCAAGGAGCTCGGCGTTTGGGTCGCGGGGACGGTCGAGCGCGGTGGGCAGGCGCCCGCCGACGTCGACCTGGCGGGGCCGCTCGCGCTCGTGCTCGGCAGCGAAGAGCGGGGGATGCGGCCTGGGGTGGCCAAGGCCTGCGACTATCGACTGACGATCCCGACGCCAGGAGCGATGGCCGCGCTGAACGTCGCCAGCGCGACCGCCATTCTGATCTACGAGGCTGCACGACAACGACGGCGCCAGAGCGCGGGCTAG